A region from the Candidatus Tenderia electrophaga genome encodes:
- a CDS encoding magnesium transporter CorA, with the protein MDEQDGLIAAYALDGKGGGTPLDWQGLQQWRSDEGFLWVHLDFTHAEAQRWLRQDSGVDKVVCDALLADETRPRSTALKDGLLVMLRGVNTNPGADPEDMVALRLWVEDRRVITTRRRRLLSIVDVRESIDRGDGPGTPGELLVDLADRLVVRMADAIDAIEEEVDRLENEVVESERAQLRHELARMRMEVIGLRRYLSPQREAMARLAQERVEWLSDNDRIRLREITDRVVRYVEDLEAARDRAGVVQEELNNRLSEQMNNRMYVLSLVAAVFLPLGFLTGLLGINVGGIPGAEYAYGFEVVILFLVVLVGLQIWLFRRRRWL; encoded by the coding sequence ATGGACGAGCAAGATGGACTGATTGCTGCCTATGCCCTCGACGGCAAGGGCGGCGGTACCCCGCTGGACTGGCAGGGCCTTCAACAATGGCGCTCGGACGAGGGGTTTTTGTGGGTGCACCTGGATTTTACGCATGCCGAGGCACAGCGCTGGCTGCGTCAGGACAGCGGCGTCGATAAGGTGGTCTGTGATGCGCTGTTGGCCGATGAGACGCGTCCGCGCAGTACCGCCCTGAAAGACGGCCTGCTGGTGATGCTGCGCGGCGTCAATACCAACCCGGGGGCCGATCCCGAGGACATGGTGGCGCTCCGCCTGTGGGTGGAGGATCGGCGTGTGATCACCACCCGGCGCCGGCGTCTGCTCTCTATTGTTGATGTGCGCGAGTCCATCGATCGCGGTGACGGACCTGGTACACCGGGCGAACTGTTGGTCGACCTGGCCGATCGCCTGGTGGTGCGTATGGCGGATGCGATCGACGCCATCGAAGAAGAGGTGGATCGGCTCGAAAACGAGGTGGTGGAATCAGAGCGGGCGCAACTGCGCCACGAACTGGCCCGCATGCGCATGGAAGTAATCGGTCTGCGGCGCTACCTGTCACCCCAGCGCGAGGCCATGGCTCGCTTGGCCCAAGAAAGAGTCGAGTGGTTGTCGGACAATGACCGCATCCGCCTGCGTGAAATCACCGACCGCGTAGTGCGCTATGTGGAGGACCTGGAGGCGGCGCGCGATCGCGCCGGCGTGGTGCAGGAGGAGTTGAATAATCGACTCTCGGAGCAGATGAACAACCGCATGTATGTGTTATCGCTGGTGGCGGCGGTGTTCCTGCCCTTGGGATTTCTGACCGGGCTGTTGGGTATCAACGTGGGCGGCATCCCCGGCGCCGAGTACGCCTATGGTTTTGAAGTGGTGATTCTGTTTCTGGTGGTGCTGGTGGGGCTGCAGATATGGCTGTTTAGACGGCGCCGCTGGTTGTAA
- a CDS encoding arylesterase: MQKIVFTLLVVLCCGVTAQADEHKILVLGDSLSAAFGISQEQGWVALLQQRLTRTGEKYQVINASISGETTAGGLSRLPALLQRHEPDIVILELGANDGLRGLSLNDMHANLARMIELSRARGAEVLLLGMQLPPNYGPTYTRQFHEVYARLAESEDVALVPFLLAGVAQQRSLFQADGLHPSAAAQDELLENVWDKLQSLLTTSGAV; encoded by the coding sequence ATGCAAAAAATCGTCTTTACCCTATTGGTGGTGCTCTGCTGTGGCGTAACGGCCCAGGCCGATGAGCATAAAATTCTGGTACTGGGCGACAGCCTCAGCGCCGCCTTCGGCATCAGCCAGGAACAAGGCTGGGTGGCCCTGCTACAACAGCGGCTCACGCGCACTGGTGAAAAGTATCAGGTCATCAATGCCAGCATCAGCGGCGAGACCACCGCCGGCGGGCTGTCACGCCTGCCCGCGCTGCTGCAACGGCATGAGCCCGACATCGTAATCTTAGAGCTGGGCGCCAACGACGGTCTGCGCGGCCTGTCACTGAATGACATGCACGCCAACCTCGCGCGGATGATCGAACTTTCCCGGGCCCGCGGGGCCGAGGTGCTGCTGCTGGGTATGCAGTTGCCGCCCAACTACGGCCCCACCTACACGCGTCAGTTTCACGAAGTGTATGCCCGGCTGGCCGAGAGCGAAGACGTCGCTCTGGTCCCGTTTCTGCTCGCGGGGGTGGCGCAGCAGCGCTCACTGTTCCAGGCCGACGGCCTGCATCCGAGCGCCGCGGCACAGGATGAACTGCTCGAAAATGTGTGGGACAAGCTACAGTCACTGCTTACAACCAGCGGCGCCGTCTAA
- a CDS encoding glycosyl transferase, whose protein sequence is MGQPPLETHPFAPFIRTLGRGQKGSRSLSQDEAFEAMGMILEGQVEPEQLGAFLMLIRVKEETPDEVAGFVRAVRWTIQLPENIPAVDLDWSSYAGKRRHLPWFLLSVLLLADQGVKVFMHGLKGRKDNRIYTPQALEFLGLPVSDSLAEAAQRLETHTFAYVNLERISPRLQQIIDLREILGLRSPVHTVSRMLNPFLAPHQMQGIFHPGYLAIHQGAAALLEQAHMAVIKGDGGEIEASPDSSCRVLSVNQQRCNEEEWPPLLATRELKPKSLELELLPQLWRGEIEHKYGTAAVINTLAVTLQMMQKQSRREDALAMATEWWQTRSKDLI, encoded by the coding sequence ATAGGCCAGCCCCCCTTGGAAACCCATCCCTTCGCCCCCTTCATCCGCACCCTGGGCCGCGGCCAGAAGGGTTCGCGCTCGCTGTCACAAGATGAGGCCTTTGAGGCCATGGGCATGATCCTGGAGGGACAGGTGGAGCCGGAACAGCTGGGGGCCTTCCTGATGCTGATCCGGGTCAAGGAGGAAACGCCGGATGAGGTTGCCGGCTTCGTGCGCGCCGTGCGCTGGACTATCCAACTGCCCGAAAATATTCCGGCGGTGGATCTGGACTGGTCCAGCTATGCCGGCAAGCGCCGTCATTTGCCCTGGTTTCTGTTGAGCGTGCTGCTGCTGGCGGACCAGGGGGTCAAGGTATTCATGCACGGCCTTAAAGGGCGCAAGGATAACCGTATCTACACCCCGCAAGCCTTGGAGTTTCTCGGCCTGCCGGTATCCGATTCGCTGGCCGAGGCCGCCCAGCGGCTGGAGACGCACACATTCGCCTATGTGAACCTGGAGCGCATCAGCCCGCGGCTGCAGCAGATTATCGACCTGCGCGAGATCCTGGGCCTGCGCTCGCCGGTGCATACCGTGTCACGCATGCTCAACCCGTTTCTCGCCCCCCATCAGATGCAGGGCATTTTTCATCCCGGTTATCTGGCGATCCATCAAGGCGCCGCCGCGCTCCTGGAGCAAGCCCACATGGCCGTGATAAAGGGCGACGGCGGCGAGATCGAGGCCAGCCCGGACAGCAGTTGCAGGGTATTATCGGTGAATCAACAACGGTGTAACGAAGAAGAATGGCCACCCCTGCTCGCTACCCGTGAACTCAAACCCAAATCCCTGGAACTCGAGCTGTTGCCACAACTCTGGCGCGGCGAAATCGAACACAAATATGGTACTGCCGCCGTCATCAACACCCTTGCCGTGACACTGCAGATGATGCAAAAACAAAGCCGCCGCGAAGACGCGCTGGCCATGGCGACGGAGTGGTGGCAGACGCGTTCGAAGGATCTCATTTAA